A single window of Longimicrobium sp. DNA harbors:
- the typA gene encoding translational GTPase TypA, with protein sequence MQIRNIAIIAHVDHGKTTLVDHMLRQAGTFRENQQVQERVMDSNPLERERGITILAKNLSVRWGQTKINIVDTPGHSDFGGEVERILRMVDGVILLVDAAEGPMPQTRFVTRKALELGLQPVVVINKIDRGDADPHRVHDEVLELFMELEADDHQLDCPFLYAVGREGVAMRSTGDERKDLTPLFEAILETIPAPTAGEGPFQMLVSTIDYSPYLGRLAIGRIERGTGRVGDTVVLVSHGEESAVKAKISKLFTFDGLERHETDAASAGDIVALAGLTDVEIGATVCDAEHPEALEGIRVEEPTVSVDIMVNNSPFAGREGKYVTSRQVRDRLFRELESNVALRVEETDSPDTLTVSGRGELHLGILMETMRREGYEFAVSRPRVILKKSPTGQLQEPYEEVTIDVPETLMGPVIQELGQRRGEMLEMKNPGGGLVRLVYRAPARALFGYRSEFLTVTRGEGTLHHRFLEYGPYVGAMSTRSRGVMVSMMTGDAVPYSIFNLQERGRFFIPPGVPVYEGMIVGENARPGDMEVNVCKEKKLTNIRAAGSDENVLLEPPRQMTLEDALGYIADDELIEVTPKSLRLRKRLLNANDRKKASRAAS encoded by the coding sequence ATGCAGATCCGCAACATCGCCATCATCGCCCACGTCGACCACGGGAAGACGACGCTGGTCGACCACATGCTCCGCCAGGCCGGCACCTTCCGCGAGAACCAGCAGGTGCAGGAGCGCGTGATGGACTCCAACCCGCTCGAGCGCGAGCGGGGGATCACCATCCTCGCCAAGAACCTGTCGGTGCGGTGGGGGCAGACCAAGATCAACATCGTCGACACCCCGGGTCACTCCGACTTCGGCGGCGAGGTCGAGCGCATCCTGCGCATGGTCGACGGCGTCATCCTGCTGGTCGACGCCGCCGAGGGGCCGATGCCGCAGACCCGCTTCGTCACCCGCAAGGCGCTGGAGCTGGGGCTGCAGCCCGTGGTGGTCATCAACAAGATCGACCGCGGCGACGCCGACCCGCACCGCGTGCACGACGAGGTGCTGGAGCTGTTCATGGAGCTGGAGGCCGACGACCACCAGCTCGACTGCCCCTTCCTCTACGCCGTGGGCCGCGAGGGCGTGGCGATGCGGAGCACCGGCGACGAGCGGAAGGACCTCACGCCGCTCTTCGAGGCGATCCTGGAGACCATCCCCGCGCCGACGGCGGGCGAGGGGCCGTTCCAGATGCTGGTCTCCACCATCGACTACTCGCCGTACCTGGGGCGCCTGGCCATCGGCCGCATCGAGCGCGGCACCGGGCGCGTGGGCGACACTGTCGTCCTGGTCTCGCACGGCGAGGAGTCCGCGGTGAAGGCGAAGATCAGCAAGCTCTTCACCTTCGACGGCCTGGAGCGGCACGAGACCGACGCCGCCTCCGCCGGCGACATCGTGGCGCTGGCCGGCCTCACCGACGTCGAGATCGGCGCCACCGTGTGCGACGCCGAGCACCCCGAGGCGCTGGAGGGGATCCGCGTGGAGGAGCCCACCGTCTCGGTGGACATCATGGTGAACAACTCGCCCTTCGCGGGCCGAGAGGGGAAGTACGTCACCAGCCGCCAGGTGCGCGACCGGCTCTTCAGGGAGCTGGAGAGCAACGTGGCGCTGCGCGTGGAGGAGACCGACAGTCCCGACACGCTCACCGTCTCGGGCCGCGGCGAGCTGCACCTGGGGATCCTGATGGAGACCATGCGGCGCGAGGGCTACGAGTTCGCCGTCAGCCGCCCGCGCGTGATCCTCAAGAAGAGCCCCACGGGCCAGCTCCAGGAGCCGTACGAGGAGGTCACCATCGACGTTCCCGAGACGCTGATGGGGCCGGTGATCCAGGAGCTCGGGCAGCGCCGCGGCGAGATGCTGGAGATGAAGAACCCCGGCGGCGGGCTGGTGCGCCTGGTGTACCGGGCCCCGGCGCGTGCGCTGTTCGGCTACCGCAGCGAGTTCCTCACCGTCACGCGCGGCGAGGGGACGCTGCACCACCGCTTCCTGGAGTACGGGCCGTACGTGGGCGCCATGAGCACCCGCAGCCGCGGCGTGATGGTGAGCATGATGACGGGCGACGCGGTGCCGTACTCGATCTTCAACCTGCAGGAGCGCGGCAGGTTCTTCATCCCGCCGGGCGTGCCCGTGTACGAGGGGATGATCGTGGGCGAGAACGCGCGCCCGGGCGACATGGAGGTCAACGTCTGCAAGGAGAAGAAGCTGACCAACATCCGCGCCGCCGGCAGCGACGAGAACGTGCTGCTGGAGCCCCCGCGCCAGATGACGCTGGAGGACGCGCTCGGCTACATCGCCGACGACGAGCTGATCGAGGTCACGCCGAAGTCGCTGCGCCTGCGCAAGCGCCTGCTGAACGCCAACGACCGCAAGAAGGCCTCGCGCGCGGCCTCGTAG
- a CDS encoding SH3 domain-containing protein: MKRFSFWLVLAVAAVGTTEALAQRVIPVRLPVVSGTITAAAPGLRGGPARLEVARAMVAGPEVVETMATTADAAAMTGGRAAAVGEPLAVPDASVTRYVHHRLNVRAGPGTGHRVLFTLAAGEEITVGPQDGRGWSVLFGDQGVVRGYVYRAGTTVRSDPPGPPAP, from the coding sequence ATGAAACGGTTTTCTTTCTGGCTCGTGCTGGCCGTGGCGGCCGTCGGTACGACGGAGGCGCTCGCGCAGCGCGTGATTCCCGTGCGCCTCCCGGTGGTCTCCGGGACGATCACCGCCGCCGCGCCCGGCCTGCGCGGAGGCCCGGCCCGCCTGGAGGTCGCGCGGGCGATGGTCGCCGGACCCGAAGTCGTCGAGACCATGGCGACCACCGCCGACGCCGCAGCAATGACGGGAGGGAGAGCGGCGGCGGTCGGGGAGCCGCTCGCGGTGCCCGATGCATCCGTCACGCGGTACGTCCACCACCGGCTGAACGTCCGCGCCGGGCCCGGGACCGGCCACCGCGTCCTCTTCACCCTTGCCGCCGGGGAGGAGATCACGGTGGGGCCGCAGGACGGCCGCGGGTGGTCCGTTCTCTTCGGGGACCAGGGCGTCGTCCGGGGATACGTATACCGTGCCGGCACCACGGTGCGGTCTGATCCGCCCGGTCCGCCCGCGCCGTGA
- the speB gene encoding agmatinase, with the protein MSNDIPASLAELPWELPRNFLGLEGEAGTWERAGVVILPVPYEATVSYQGGTRLGPQAILEASRYIELYDQELDAEPGPGIGVCTLPALHLSAAGPEAAVGELRRACDAVFAAAGERLTIILGGEHSITSAPVQAAAARLPEGARLSILQFDAHGDLRLEYEGSPFSHASVMARCIDCANLVQVGIRAITGEERQLIREREGSVTTIFADEMWDNEAWIDRAMEALGEHVYVTFDVDYFDPSLMPATGTPEPGGLTWYPTMKLLRRVFTERSVVAADVVELAPIGGNAAPDFVAAKLVYKMVGYRWLAEKQRSP; encoded by the coding sequence ATGAGCAACGACATCCCCGCGTCCCTGGCGGAGCTGCCCTGGGAGCTGCCGCGCAACTTCCTGGGGCTGGAGGGCGAGGCCGGCACCTGGGAGCGCGCGGGCGTGGTGATCCTCCCCGTGCCGTACGAGGCCACCGTCAGCTACCAGGGCGGCACCCGGCTGGGCCCGCAGGCGATCCTGGAGGCCAGCCGCTACATCGAGCTGTACGACCAGGAGCTGGACGCCGAGCCGGGCCCCGGGATCGGCGTCTGCACGCTGCCGGCGCTGCACCTCTCCGCCGCCGGCCCCGAGGCCGCCGTGGGCGAGCTGCGCCGGGCGTGCGACGCGGTGTTCGCAGCCGCGGGCGAGCGGCTGACGATCATCCTGGGCGGCGAGCACTCCATCACCAGCGCGCCCGTGCAGGCGGCGGCCGCGCGGCTCCCCGAGGGCGCGCGCCTCTCCATCCTCCAGTTCGACGCGCACGGCGACCTGCGCCTGGAGTACGAGGGCTCGCCCTTCTCGCACGCCTCGGTGATGGCGCGCTGCATCGACTGCGCGAACCTGGTGCAGGTCGGTATCCGCGCCATCACCGGCGAGGAGCGGCAGCTCATCCGCGAGCGCGAGGGGAGCGTCACCACCATCTTCGCCGACGAGATGTGGGACAACGAGGCGTGGATCGACCGGGCGATGGAGGCTCTCGGCGAGCACGTCTACGTCACCTTCGACGTCGACTACTTCGACCCCTCGCTGATGCCGGCCACCGGGACTCCGGAGCCGGGCGGGCTGACCTGGTATCCCACGATGAAGCTGCTGCGCCGCGTCTTCACCGAGCGGAGCGTCGTCGCCGCCGACGTGGTGGAGCTGGCGCCGATCGGCGGCAACGCCGCGCCCGACTTCGTGGCCGCCAAGCTGGTCTACAAGATGGTGGGCTACCGCTGGCTGGCTGAGAAGCAGCGGAGCCCGTGA
- a CDS encoding ABC transporter permease — protein sequence MLLLVATGLLVRGLRRAASVEVGFDADRVALVTTDPALLGYGAARAEAVSAELLRRARALPGVEHAALVRFTLLGPAGDEVPAVFAAGAAADSARVAYNVVSPGYLAALGIPLLAGRDLAARDDAGAPGAAVVGEAMARRFWPGRDPLGRRFSVRGAEFEVVGVARDAKYRGLGERALPYVYFSLAQEERLRLPPTALVLHARAAGDPAALLAPLRREVWAVDPDLPAEADLMRRTIRFSLFPARLAGRLVGACGVLALVLASVGLYGIAAYGAARRTREFGIRMALGARGRDVVLLVLRQGLAVTAAGLALGLLAAFWVSGLLRGLLYGVPPGDPATYAGVAALLAAVVLLAGWGPARRAARVDPAVALRVE from the coding sequence GTGCTCCTGCTGGTGGCGACGGGGCTCCTGGTGCGCGGGCTCCGGCGCGCGGCCTCGGTCGAGGTGGGCTTCGACGCGGACCGGGTCGCCCTGGTGACCACCGACCCCGCGCTCCTGGGCTACGGCGCCGCGCGGGCGGAGGCCGTCTCGGCGGAGCTGCTGCGCCGGGCGCGCGCGCTCCCCGGGGTGGAGCACGCCGCGCTGGTCCGCTTCACCCTCCTGGGCCCCGCGGGCGACGAGGTCCCCGCCGTCTTCGCGGCGGGCGCGGCGGCGGACAGCGCGCGCGTGGCCTACAACGTGGTGAGCCCCGGCTACCTGGCCGCGCTCGGCATCCCGCTCCTGGCCGGGCGCGACCTCGCCGCGCGCGACGACGCCGGCGCGCCGGGCGCGGCGGTGGTGGGCGAGGCGATGGCGCGGCGCTTCTGGCCCGGCCGCGACCCGCTCGGCCGCCGCTTCTCGGTGCGCGGGGCGGAGTTCGAGGTGGTGGGCGTGGCGCGCGACGCGAAGTACCGCGGCCTGGGCGAGCGGGCGCTCCCCTACGTCTACTTCTCACTGGCGCAGGAGGAGCGGCTGCGACTGCCGCCCACCGCGCTGGTGCTGCATGCGCGCGCCGCGGGCGACCCCGCCGCGCTGCTGGCGCCGCTCCGGCGCGAGGTGTGGGCGGTGGACCCCGACCTCCCGGCCGAGGCCGACCTGATGCGGCGGACGATCCGCTTCTCGCTCTTCCCGGCGCGCCTGGCGGGCCGGCTGGTGGGGGCGTGCGGCGTGCTGGCGCTGGTCCTGGCCAGCGTGGGGCTGTACGGGATCGCCGCGTACGGCGCCGCGCGCCGCACCCGCGAGTTCGGCATCCGCATGGCGCTGGGCGCGCGCGGCCGCGACGTGGTGCTGCTGGTGCTCAGACAGGGGCTCGCGGTCACGGCCGCGGGGCTCGCGCTGGGCCTGCTGGCGGCGTTCTGGGTCTCCGGGCTGCTGCGCGGCCTGCTCTACGGCGTCCCACCCGGCGACCCGGCCACCTACGCGGGGGTGGCGGCGCTCCTCGCCGCGGTCGTCCTCCTGGCCGGCTGGGGCCCGGCCCGCCGTGCGGCGCGGGTGGACCCGGCCGTGGCGCTGCGGGTCGAGTGA
- a CDS encoding glycosyl hydrolase family 28-related protein: MFQDVKTHGAAGNGTADDRAAFAAADGAGGTVYVPRGTYRIGSNLTLASDVRFEQGAKLKPDANVVVTLNGGLDAGVYQVFDPSAGGSVRPNRVEHVVPQWWGAVADGVADDYPAIAAALRAVTKTSQYGSGSGGAIVFFPPGVYRVTQPLDCGNPGQVNLQGSGRFETVIRGDTGAGHAIIEMVGTRFASVRDLQLDVVGMANPSTVGILMARVSINGFAAQAGNVDLSNVVIQLRSSATANGGKGTVGIYNYCSEVCDYRDVYVIADTAAVYTAGNIFNLASVHRPAGSQYPMFTGDSSMTVCTMSGANVLAGLAGPALLLAGCANIKVDSHLTSTWREHQAEGLTGPYRYAINVVAQLTDFEFHGDIEEYPVVLRNQVSISGMRLHAYSAWSLTDPRVYLDRVPNAPSHATLVGCTIDVVPTPDSYLGATPGASGYLIDTTADAASQVVGCELYLRSGKVRIQNPWGNSNLTGNTVYFDGDLADLVFQAPVVAGNLIHAKDKTSVARLAVENAVAASTPGSVVRKVEIFDAAGASLGFVPVYNSIS; the protein is encoded by the coding sequence ATGTTCCAGGACGTGAAGACCCACGGGGCGGCCGGAAACGGAACCGCGGACGACCGCGCGGCTTTCGCGGCCGCGGACGGCGCGGGCGGCACCGTGTACGTGCCGCGGGGGACGTACCGGATCGGTTCGAATCTCACCCTCGCTTCGGACGTCCGCTTCGAGCAGGGGGCGAAGCTCAAGCCGGACGCGAACGTCGTGGTCACGCTGAACGGCGGCCTGGATGCCGGCGTGTACCAGGTGTTCGACCCGAGCGCGGGAGGAAGCGTGAGGCCCAACCGCGTGGAGCACGTGGTTCCCCAGTGGTGGGGCGCCGTGGCCGACGGCGTCGCGGACGACTACCCCGCCATCGCGGCCGCGCTGCGCGCGGTGACGAAGACGTCGCAGTACGGGTCCGGCAGCGGCGGCGCGATTGTCTTCTTCCCTCCCGGGGTGTACCGCGTCACGCAGCCGCTGGACTGCGGGAACCCGGGCCAGGTGAACCTCCAGGGCTCCGGACGCTTCGAGACGGTGATCCGCGGCGACACCGGAGCCGGCCACGCGATCATCGAGATGGTGGGCACGCGCTTCGCCAGCGTCCGCGACCTGCAGCTGGACGTGGTGGGGATGGCGAACCCCTCGACGGTGGGGATCCTGATGGCCCGCGTCTCCATCAACGGCTTCGCGGCGCAGGCGGGGAACGTCGACCTCTCCAACGTCGTCATCCAGCTCCGCTCCAGCGCCACGGCGAACGGTGGGAAGGGCACCGTGGGGATCTACAACTACTGCTCCGAGGTCTGCGACTACCGCGACGTCTACGTGATCGCCGACACGGCCGCGGTCTACACCGCGGGCAACATCTTCAACCTCGCGTCGGTGCACCGGCCCGCCGGGTCGCAGTACCCCATGTTCACCGGCGACAGCTCCATGACGGTGTGCACCATGAGCGGCGCCAACGTGCTGGCCGGTCTCGCCGGGCCCGCGCTGCTCCTGGCCGGGTGCGCCAACATCAAGGTGGATTCGCACCTGACCTCGACCTGGCGCGAGCACCAGGCCGAGGGGCTCACGGGGCCGTACCGCTATGCCATCAACGTGGTCGCACAGCTTACCGACTTCGAGTTCCACGGCGACATCGAGGAGTACCCGGTGGTGCTGCGCAATCAGGTATCCATCTCGGGGATGCGGCTGCACGCCTACTCGGCGTGGTCGCTCACCGACCCGCGCGTCTACCTGGACCGGGTCCCGAACGCGCCCTCGCACGCCACCCTGGTCGGCTGCACGATCGACGTGGTGCCGACGCCGGATTCGTACCTGGGCGCGACGCCCGGCGCCAGCGGGTACCTGATCGACACCACGGCCGACGCCGCCAGCCAGGTGGTCGGGTGCGAGCTGTACCTGCGCTCGGGGAAGGTGCGCATCCAGAACCCGTGGGGGAACAGCAACCTCACCGGCAACACCGTGTATTTCGACGGGGACCTGGCGGACCTGGTGTTCCAGGCGCCGGTCGTGGCAGGCAACCTGATCCACGCGAAGGACAAGACGTCCGTGGCGCGGCTGGCGGTGGAGAACGCCGTCGCGGCGTCCACGCCGGGCTCGGTGGTAAGGAAGGTCGAGATCTTCGACGCGGCCGGCGCCAGTCTCGGATTCGTCCCGGTCTACAACAGCATCAGCTGA
- a CDS encoding Fur family transcriptional regulator translates to MSAHASIAATSPYLHLFRRYLRQQGLPVTQQREVVADVVFNSREHLSVEEIEARLKERGERIGKATIYRTMEILVRSGLVEDHDFGDGFKRYEHLFGQRPGHEHLVCTHCRKVVEFQRPEVERIQDEVARQHGFLPTRHRLEIYGLCGDCQAAGVTIKYEGLACPVMEVA, encoded by the coding sequence ATGTCCGCACACGCATCCATCGCCGCCACCTCGCCCTACCTGCACCTGTTCCGGCGCTACCTGCGGCAGCAGGGGCTCCCGGTCACGCAGCAGCGCGAGGTGGTGGCCGACGTGGTGTTCAACTCGCGCGAGCACCTCTCGGTGGAGGAGATCGAGGCCCGCCTGAAGGAGCGCGGCGAGCGCATCGGCAAGGCCACCATCTACCGCACCATGGAGATCCTGGTGCGCAGCGGCCTGGTGGAGGACCACGACTTCGGCGACGGCTTCAAGCGCTACGAGCACCTCTTCGGGCAGCGCCCCGGGCACGAGCACCTGGTGTGCACCCACTGCCGCAAGGTGGTGGAGTTCCAGCGCCCCGAGGTGGAGCGCATCCAGGACGAGGTGGCCCGCCAGCACGGCTTCCTCCCCACCCGCCACCGCCTGGAGATCTACGGCCTCTGCGGCGACTGCCAGGCGGCGGGGGTGACCATCAAGTACGAGGGCCTCGCCTGCCCGGTGATGGAAGTGGCTTGA
- a CDS encoding carboxypeptidase-like regulatory domain-containing protein, with protein sequence MRVLPGPRLCLASLLAAALALPAGAGAQAGGAVRLKVTDERGAPLRGAAVQVDGRPRAWTDSAGRAEVAGLAPGWYAFKLTRLDYRGAAPGVLVAPGRATVLEVTLEREPLALPGVAGKQKLAGPGGVPGPGPLGRRIPRAVIAATAPARLTDLLEKAPEVVLVQGPHGAEVRFRRALAGVRPDPPDGGPAPPDCVPAYYVDGVLHPGVGSPDVFPPGEVEEVLLFAGNVPAAYNGGRASCGVVALWTRGGAGAPSKPAAAGPARPAGAGKSAAVAAAPGGRSPAGP encoded by the coding sequence ATGCGCGTCCTTCCAGGTCCGAGACTCTGCCTCGCGTCGCTGCTCGCGGCGGCGCTCGCGCTTCCGGCGGGGGCGGGGGCGCAGGCCGGCGGCGCCGTGCGGCTGAAGGTGACGGACGAGCGCGGCGCGCCGCTGCGGGGCGCCGCGGTGCAGGTGGACGGCCGCCCGCGGGCGTGGACGGACTCGGCGGGGCGCGCGGAGGTGGCGGGGCTGGCGCCGGGATGGTACGCCTTCAAGCTGACGCGGCTGGACTACCGGGGCGCGGCGCCGGGGGTGCTGGTGGCGCCCGGCCGCGCCACCGTGCTGGAGGTGACCCTGGAGCGCGAGCCGCTGGCGCTCCCGGGCGTGGCGGGGAAGCAGAAGCTCGCCGGCCCGGGCGGCGTCCCCGGGCCCGGACCCCTCGGCCGCCGCATCCCGCGCGCGGTGATCGCCGCCACGGCGCCGGCGCGGCTCACCGACCTGCTGGAGAAGGCGCCCGAGGTGGTGCTGGTGCAGGGGCCGCACGGGGCGGAGGTGCGCTTCCGGCGGGCGCTGGCGGGCGTGCGGCCGGACCCGCCGGACGGCGGCCCCGCGCCGCCGGACTGCGTCCCGGCGTACTACGTCGACGGCGTCCTGCACCCGGGCGTCGGCTCGCCCGACGTCTTCCCGCCCGGCGAGGTGGAGGAGGTGCTCCTCTTCGCCGGCAACGTCCCGGCGGCGTACAACGGCGGCCGCGCCTCCTGCGGCGTGGTGGCCCTCTGGACCCGCGGCGGCGCCGGCGCGCCGTCCAAGCCCGCGGCGGCCGGTCCGGCCCGGCCGGCGGGCGCCGGCAAGTCCGCGGCGGTCGCGGCCGCGCCGGGCGGCCGCTCCCCGGCGGGGCCGTGA
- the speA gene encoding biosynthetic arginine decarboxylase, with protein sequence MASKWTIDDSRELYNLEGWGIGYFEVNEKGHVTVHPTKDKGRGIDLFEFAMDMAEQGIQLPLLLRFSDILRTRIETLTQKFNNAIEEFGYEGAYTTVYPIKVNQQRHVVEEIAAFGHPYGAGLEVGSKPELMGVLALTERTDHLIVCNGYKDEEYVRLALMGQKLGHVVLIVVEKINEVDTILRVAADMDVEPTIGVRIKLSTSGVGRWSESAGEKSKFGLNSAQLVKVLEKLEAAGKKDTLKLIHFHLGSQIPDIRNIKLGMAEVARYYVELRQLGVDVQYVDVGGGLGVDYDGSRSTSHASVNYSIQEYANDIIYSLAEECRENEVPMPHVISESGRALTAHHALLLINVIDLETQAPDVPPGGVDEDAHAVVQELAATYRELDSRNLREVYHDASFAKDQMQQHFNSGTMSLAERALAERYWLAIMNRVAVLAAEDPEEYEDILPELEGVLIDRYFCNFSLFQSLPDSWAIDQLFPIMPIHRLGEEPSRRGTLQDMTCDSDGKIDQFVGWRKAKPSLELHSFRPDEPYILGIFLTGAYQEILGDLHNLFGDTNAVHVRLTDTGYEIGDLVHGDTVTEVLNYVQFSSSDLVATFRKKVQNARLKRAEANTFIADYVEGLAGYTYLEGDGSE encoded by the coding sequence ATCGCCAGCAAGTGGACCATCGACGATTCCCGCGAGCTGTACAACCTGGAGGGGTGGGGGATCGGCTACTTCGAAGTCAACGAGAAGGGCCACGTCACCGTCCATCCCACCAAGGACAAGGGGCGGGGGATCGACCTCTTCGAGTTCGCCATGGACATGGCGGAGCAGGGGATCCAGCTCCCCCTGCTGCTGCGCTTCTCCGACATCCTGCGCACGCGCATCGAGACGCTCACGCAGAAGTTCAACAACGCCATCGAGGAGTTCGGCTACGAGGGCGCCTACACCACCGTCTACCCGATCAAGGTCAACCAGCAGCGCCACGTGGTGGAGGAGATCGCCGCCTTCGGGCACCCCTACGGCGCGGGGCTCGAGGTGGGGAGCAAGCCGGAGCTGATGGGCGTGCTCGCCCTCACCGAGCGCACCGACCACCTGATCGTCTGCAACGGCTACAAGGACGAGGAGTACGTCCGCCTGGCGCTCATGGGGCAGAAGCTCGGCCACGTGGTGCTGATCGTGGTGGAGAAGATCAACGAGGTCGACACCATCCTGCGCGTGGCCGCCGACATGGACGTGGAGCCCACCATCGGCGTGCGCATCAAGCTCTCCACGTCGGGCGTGGGGCGCTGGTCGGAGAGCGCGGGCGAGAAGAGCAAGTTCGGGCTCAACTCGGCGCAGCTGGTGAAGGTGCTGGAGAAGCTGGAGGCGGCGGGGAAGAAGGACACCCTCAAGCTCATCCACTTCCACCTGGGCTCGCAGATCCCCGACATCCGCAACATCAAGCTGGGGATGGCCGAGGTGGCGCGCTACTACGTGGAGCTGCGCCAGCTGGGCGTCGACGTGCAGTACGTGGACGTGGGCGGCGGCCTGGGGGTGGACTACGACGGCTCGCGCTCCACCTCGCACGCCAGCGTCAACTACTCGATCCAGGAGTACGCCAACGACATCATCTACTCGCTGGCCGAGGAGTGCCGCGAGAACGAGGTGCCGATGCCGCACGTGATCAGCGAGAGCGGCCGCGCGCTCACCGCGCACCACGCCCTGCTGCTGATCAACGTGATCGACCTGGAGACGCAGGCGCCCGACGTCCCGCCCGGCGGGGTGGACGAAGACGCGCACGCCGTGGTGCAGGAGCTGGCCGCCACCTACCGCGAGCTCGACTCGCGCAACCTGCGCGAGGTGTACCACGACGCCAGCTTCGCCAAGGACCAGATGCAGCAGCACTTCAACTCGGGGACCATGTCGCTGGCCGAGCGCGCCCTGGCCGAGCGCTACTGGCTGGCCATCATGAACCGGGTGGCGGTGCTGGCGGCCGAGGACCCCGAGGAGTACGAGGACATCCTCCCCGAGCTGGAGGGGGTGCTGATCGACCGCTACTTCTGCAACTTCTCGCTCTTCCAGAGCCTGCCCGACTCCTGGGCCATCGACCAGCTCTTCCCGATCATGCCGATCCACCGCCTGGGCGAGGAGCCCAGTCGGCGGGGGACGCTGCAGGACATGACCTGCGACTCCGACGGCAAGATCGACCAGTTCGTGGGGTGGCGGAAGGCCAAGCCCTCCCTGGAGCTGCACTCCTTCCGCCCCGACGAGCCGTACATCCTGGGGATCTTTCTCACCGGCGCCTACCAGGAGATCCTGGGCGACCTGCACAACCTGTTCGGCGACACCAACGCCGTGCACGTGCGCCTCACCGACACGGGCTACGAGATCGGCGACCTGGTGCACGGCGACACGGTGACGGAGGTGCTCAACTACGTGCAGTTCAGCTCGTCGGACCTGGTGGCGACCTTCCGCAAGAAGGTGCAGAACGCCCGCCTGAAGCGCGCCGAGGCCAACACCTTCATCGCCGACTACGTGGAGGGCCTGGCTGGGTACACCTACCTCGAGGGAGACGGGTCGGAGTAG
- a CDS encoding GxxExxY protein — protein MHDPNVVTGEIVDAAYDLHTRLGPGLLESVYEALLARALERRGLQVERQKPVSFEFDGMRFEEGFRADLLVDGRVLVELKSIEKLAPVHAKQVLTYLRLLDLPVGLLINFGAAKLQEGLRRISNFQTR, from the coding sequence ATGCACGACCCCAACGTCGTTACAGGAGAGATCGTCGATGCAGCCTACGACCTGCACACCCGGCTCGGCCCGGGTCTGCTTGAATCCGTGTACGAAGCGCTGCTCGCCCGCGCGCTGGAGCGGAGGGGTTTACAGGTAGAGCGCCAGAAGCCGGTTTCGTTCGAGTTCGACGGCATGCGGTTCGAAGAGGGCTTCCGCGCCGATCTGCTCGTGGACGGCCGAGTGCTGGTCGAACTGAAATCAATCGAGAAGCTTGCTCCCGTACACGCGAAGCAGGTGCTCACCTACTTGCGCCTCCTCGATCTTCCGGTCGGCCTGCTGATCAACTTCGGCGCCGCCAAGCTACAGGAAGGACTGCGTCGAATCTCGAACTTTCAGACGCGCTGA
- a CDS encoding carboxymuconolactone decarboxylase family protein: protein MADRLEEFRVFRERMNERILEAGNLEIKRFFALDSRCYEPGALDARTKELLGLVASLVLRCDDCVTYHMVRCKEEGVSDPEFFEALSVGLVVGGSIVIPHLRRAVDTLDQLNAQAAGEERAAELTGGAEEVDA, encoded by the coding sequence ATGGCCGACCGCCTGGAGGAGTTCCGCGTTTTCCGCGAGCGCATGAACGAGCGCATCCTGGAAGCCGGCAACCTGGAGATCAAGCGCTTCTTCGCGCTCGACAGCCGCTGCTACGAGCCCGGCGCGCTCGACGCCAGGACCAAGGAGCTGCTGGGCCTGGTCGCCTCGCTGGTGCTGCGCTGCGACGACTGCGTCACCTACCACATGGTCCGCTGCAAGGAAGAAGGGGTGAGCGACCCCGAGTTCTTCGAGGCCCTGAGCGTGGGCCTCGTCGTCGGCGGCTCCATCGTCATCCCCCACCTGCGCCGCGCCGTCGACACGCTCGACCAGCTCAATGCGCAGGCCGCCGGCGAGGAGCGCGCGGCCGAGCTCACCGGCGGCGCCGAGGAGGTGGACGCATGA